One genomic region from Candidatus Borreliella tachyglossi encodes:
- a CDS encoding chromosome replication/partitioning protein produces MKNITLNSRGLNDDKLMVISDKEHLTRYEELKQNIKNNLKKQIFFKLENIRNLKEIRDNKYYKYDGYKSFNQFILDYNFSKTQIYAHLKLADAMETGLIEEQDIIQNGINQCLEVIRNNKNAIKPSKQNPIKPLRFQLKSEVCYAYFKEHIKLASFLLEKIYCSKKEWLEEIIQEFEELRSNK; encoded by the coding sequence GTGAAAAATATTACCTTAAATAGTAGAGGGCTTAACGATGATAAGTTAATGGTTATATCTGATAAGGAACATTTAACTCGTTATGAGGAATTAAAACAAAATATTAAAAATAATTTAAAAAAACAGATATTTTTCAAATTAGAAAACATTAGAAACTTAAAAGAAATAAGGGATAATAAATATTATAAATATGATGGTTATAAAAGTTTCAATCAATTTATATTAGATTATAATTTTTCTAAAACACAAATTTATGCTCATTTAAAGCTTGCAGACGCCATGGAGACTGGATTAATAGAAGAACAAGATATTATTCAAAATGGAATTAATCAATGCCTTGAAGTGATTAGAAATAATAAAAACGCAATAAAACCATCAAAACAAAATCCAATCAAGCCCTTGAGGTTTCAACTTAAAAGTGAAGTATGCTATGCATACTTTAAAGAACATATTAAGCTTGCAAGTTTTTTATTAGAAAAGATTTATTGTAGTAAAAAAGAGTGGCTTGAAGAAATTATACAAGAATTTGAAGAATTAAGAAGTAATAAATAA
- a CDS encoding BMP family lipoprotein encodes MSIMKVLFLSICFICVSCSASKEVEHKTPKISVMTVGNFEDKGFSEYALRGANKAGKELGIEVVPKESKTETYLADLEALKDNGSNFIWLLGYQLSAPSITVALENPDIKYAIIDGVYDKSDSIPDNLVSVSFRFEEGAFLVGFIASRVSKTGKLGFIGAMSSEVIDSFRYGYEAGAKYANKHININSDYVGSYNDAEAAKTMTNKMYNDGIDIVLVVAGPSKLGVFEAAKERGEGYYAIGSNLGDFDVAPDNIIVCAIASADKSIHFLTSNYFKKNIFEGGRIINYGLKEGFVEYIKNPKNLEIISLDLEKEVGNITEKIINGDIIVPATEKDYHKYLVSMR; translated from the coding sequence ATAAGCATTATGAAAGTTTTATTTTTAAGTATTTGTTTTATTTGTGTTTCATGTTCTGCTTCTAAAGAAGTTGAACATAAAACTCCTAAAATTTCTGTAATGACTGTTGGAAATTTTGAAGATAAAGGCTTTAGTGAGTATGCTTTAAGGGGTGCTAATAAAGCGGGTAAAGAATTGGGGATTGAAGTTGTTCCTAAAGAATCTAAAACTGAGACTTATTTGGCCGATCTTGAGGCATTAAAGGATAATGGATCAAATTTTATATGGTTGCTTGGATATCAACTTAGTGCTCCTTCCATAACTGTTGCTTTGGAAAATCCAGACATCAAATATGCAATCATAGATGGTGTTTATGATAAGTCTGATTCTATTCCTGATAATTTGGTATCTGTGTCTTTTAGATTTGAAGAAGGAGCCTTTTTAGTAGGATTTATTGCATCTCGGGTCTCTAAGACGGGTAAGCTTGGTTTTATAGGTGCAATGAGCAGTGAAGTCATTGATTCATTTAGGTATGGATATGAAGCTGGTGCTAAGTATGCGAACAAACATATTAATATCAATAGTGACTATGTTGGTAGCTATAATGATGCAGAGGCTGCGAAAACCATGACAAATAAAATGTACAACGATGGAATAGATATCGTTTTAGTTGTTGCAGGTCCTAGTAAACTTGGTGTTTTTGAGGCTGCCAAGGAACGTGGTGAGGGGTATTATGCTATTGGGAGTAATCTCGGCGACTTTGACGTTGCACCTGATAATATTATTGTATGTGCAATCGCTAGTGCTGACAAAAGTATACACTTTTTAACTTCTAATTATTTTAAAAAAAATATTTTTGAGGGTGGCCGTATTATAAACTATGGACTTAAAGAAGGCTTTGTGGAATACATAAAAAATCCAAAAAATCTTGAGATAATCTCTTTAGATCTTGAAAAGGAAGTAGGAAATATTACTGAAAAAATAATCAATGGGGACATTATTGTCCCAGCTACTGAGAAAGATTATCATAAATACTTGGTATCAATGCGTTAA
- a CDS encoding ParA family protein gives MDIKKTKVITIASAKGGVGKSTSSLVFSTLLSRDHEVLLIDLDTQASCTSYYYDKLKEQNIDITQTNIYKVLIASLNINNAIVNINDNLDFLGSYIELHKFVRENLPLKERILKEFLLDLNIQYDYVILDTNPSLDATLGNALICSNYCIVPMTAEKWAVESLELLKYYVRELRIKNMSIFLLSTRFKNNNSHKELLEHIKHDENFLGTVHEREDLNKRIANNTGFDLSKDYIKEYEQSLINFINKIKVVR, from the coding sequence ATGGATATCAAAAAAACTAAAGTGATCACTATTGCAAGTGCAAAAGGCGGGGTTGGAAAGAGTACTAGTAGTTTAGTATTTTCTACTCTATTGTCAAGAGATCATGAAGTATTATTAATTGATTTAGATACTCAAGCTAGTTGTACAAGTTATTACTATGATAAATTAAAAGAACAGAATATAGATATTACACAAACTAATATCTATAAGGTTTTAATAGCGTCCTTAAATATTAATAATGCTATTGTAAACATTAACGATAATTTAGATTTTTTAGGCAGTTATATAGAATTGCATAAATTTGTTAGAGAAAATTTGCCATTAAAGGAACGTATATTAAAGGAATTTTTACTTGATTTAAATATACAGTATGACTATGTAATTCTAGATACAAATCCAAGTTTGGATGCTACTTTAGGGAATGCTTTAATATGCAGTAACTATTGCATAGTACCCATGACAGCAGAAAAATGGGCTGTTGAGAGTCTAGAACTATTAAAATATTATGTAAGGGAACTAAGAATAAAAAATATGTCTATTTTTTTACTCTCAACAAGGTTTAAAAATAATAATTCTCACAAGGAATTATTAGAACATATTAAACATGATGAAAACTTTTTAGGAACTGTGCACGAGCGTGAGGACTTAAATAAAAGAATAGCAAACAATACTGGTTTTGATTTAAGTAAAGATTATATAAAAGAGTATGAACAATCCTTAATCAACTTTATAAATAAAATAAAAGTAGTTCGTTAA
- a CDS encoding DUF226 domain-containing protein, whose amino-acid sequence MEFLHINAIEYRKGEYMYMANTLEDRLKQKRLEISLNEVTQVSNTSDNKGVFTSIETDENNRKLYYTKMFDSFHGFGIKKRKNDIFYISLRDLLDQDKKESFHLFSLKAGDKFLGMFYGFKRRKKPVGLPYIHEVTKENKTINIYKAYYVEFRFKTGSVFCLVNGIRLLIRKDRLETKYCQTLLEALIRLEKEIHEFYNQKLPYGGLITKWISKKLK is encoded by the coding sequence ATGGCAAACACACTAGAGGATAGATTAAAACAAAAACGTCTTGAAATAAGTCTAAATGAAGTAACACAAGTTAGTAACACAAGTGATAATAAAGGTGTATTTACAAGTATAGAAACAGATGAGAATAATAGAAAACTGTACTACACTAAAATGTTTGATTCATTTCATGGTTTTGGAATCAAAAAAAGAAAAAATGATATATTTTATATATCACTTAGGGATTTACTTGATCAAGATAAAAAAGAGAGCTTTCATTTATTTTCTTTAAAGGCTGGTGATAAGTTTTTAGGAATGTTTTATGGTTTTAAGAGAAGAAAAAAGCCTGTAGGACTTCCATATATTCATGAAGTTACAAAAGAGAACAAGACAATCAATATATATAAAGCATATTATGTTGAATTTAGATTTAAAACGGGAAGTGTATTTTGTTTGGTTAACGGTATTCGTCTTTTAATTAGAAAAGACAGACTTGAAACAAAGTATTGTCAAACTTTACTAGAAGCACTTATAAGACTAGAAAAGGAAATACATGAATTTTACAATCAAAAGTTACCATATGGAGGTTTGATAACCAAATGGATATCAAAAAAACTAAAGTGA